Proteins co-encoded in one Microcebus murinus isolate Inina chromosome 5, M.murinus_Inina_mat1.0, whole genome shotgun sequence genomic window:
- the LOC109730850 gene encoding large ribosomal subunit protein mL49: MAATMLRVTLRGWLPGVQRGCGLRLLSQTQGPPGYPSFVESVDEYQFVERLLPPTSIPKPPKHEHYPTPSGWQPPRDPPPNLPYFVRRSRMHNIPVYRDITHGNRLMTVIRKVEGDIWALQKDVEEFLRPLLGKTPITQVNEVTGTLRIKGYFDQQLKAWLLEKGF; encoded by the coding sequence ATGGCAGCTACCATGTTGCGGGTTACCCTACGCGGCTGGCTACCCGGCGTCCAGCGGGGCTGCGGGTTACGGCTGTTGAGCCAGACCCAGGGGCCTCCGGGTTACCCCAGCTTTGTGGAGTCCGTGGATGAATACCAGTTTGTGGAGCGCCTGTTACCCCCCACCAGCATCCCCAAACCCCCAAAGCATGAACATTATCCCACCCCTAGCGGCTGGCAGCCTCCCAGAGACCCACCACCCAACCTGCCTTACTTTGTGCGGCGCTCTCGGATGCATAACATCCCTGTCTACAGGGACATCACACATGGCAACCGCCTGATGACTGTCATCCGGAAGGTGGAGGGGGACATCTGGGCCCTGCAGAAAGATGTAGAAGAGTTTCTGAGGCCACTGCTGGGGAAGACACCCATCACCCAGGTCAATGAGGTGACAGGTACCCTGCGGATTAAAGGCTACTTTGACCAGCAGCTCAAAGCCTGGCTCCTGGAGAAGGGCTTCTGA